In Myxococcus stipitatus, the following are encoded in one genomic region:
- the mnmE gene encoding tRNA uridine-5-carboxymethylaminomethyl(34) synthesis GTPase MnmE yields MTSASPTIVALATAPAAGAVGIIRLSGPAALEVGRRLAPGVPPSPTPRHAYLASFVDARGGVLDEGLFLYFRAPASFTGEDVVELQAHGGPRLLRLLLERTLEDGLARLATPGEFTRRAFLNGRIDLTRAEAVADLVAADSESAVRAAAAGLSGALTVRVRALEEPLRDLHADLEGVLNFPDEAEGADEDSGSRVQALRAQAEALLAEAGQGRLVRRGARVAMFGPVNAGKSTLFNRLVGEARALVDDEPGTTRDALEARVEWNGLGVTLFDTAGLRETPGRVEALGIARTRELLSGVDLAVLVLPPGTSVEDAGRWRDEAGSTTVLMVDGKCDVAAVPASPPPPRPRVSGLTGEGVDALRDELLSRLWGGGTPSAVALVSERHADALRRASEALSRAASASRLSTLEVVSGEVAIALEALGEVSGTSASEALIDAIFQRFCIGK; encoded by the coding sequence ATGACGTCCGCTTCTCCCACGATTGTCGCCCTGGCCACCGCACCCGCCGCGGGGGCCGTGGGCATCATCCGGTTGTCGGGGCCGGCCGCGCTGGAAGTGGGCCGCAGGCTGGCCCCAGGCGTGCCGCCCTCCCCCACTCCGCGCCATGCGTACCTGGCCAGCTTCGTGGATGCGCGGGGCGGCGTACTGGATGAGGGGCTCTTCCTCTACTTCCGCGCGCCCGCGTCGTTCACGGGCGAGGACGTGGTGGAGCTGCAGGCGCACGGAGGCCCGCGCCTGTTGCGGCTGCTCCTGGAGCGGACGCTGGAGGACGGGCTCGCGCGCCTGGCGACGCCGGGTGAATTCACACGCCGGGCCTTCTTGAATGGCCGCATCGACCTCACGCGCGCGGAGGCGGTCGCGGACCTGGTGGCGGCGGACTCGGAGTCCGCGGTGCGCGCGGCAGCGGCGGGGTTGTCCGGGGCGCTCACCGTGCGTGTGCGCGCGCTGGAGGAGCCGCTGCGCGACCTGCACGCGGACCTGGAGGGGGTGCTCAACTTCCCCGACGAGGCCGAGGGCGCCGACGAGGATTCGGGGTCGCGAGTCCAGGCGCTTCGCGCGCAGGCGGAGGCGCTGCTCGCCGAGGCGGGACAGGGGCGGCTGGTGCGCAGGGGTGCACGCGTGGCGATGTTCGGCCCCGTCAACGCGGGCAAGTCCACGCTGTTCAACCGGCTGGTGGGCGAGGCGCGCGCGCTGGTGGACGACGAGCCCGGCACGACGCGCGATGCGCTGGAGGCGCGAGTCGAGTGGAACGGGCTGGGCGTCACGCTGTTCGACACCGCGGGCCTGCGCGAGACGCCGGGGCGCGTGGAAGCGTTGGGCATCGCCCGGACGCGGGAGCTGCTCTCGGGGGTGGACCTGGCCGTGCTCGTGCTTCCTCCCGGGACTTCGGTGGAGGACGCGGGGCGCTGGCGCGATGAGGCGGGTTCCACGACCGTGCTGATGGTCGACGGAAAGTGCGATGTGGCCGCTGTACCAGCGTCCCCTCCCCCACCGCGTCCACGGGTCAGCGGGCTCACGGGCGAGGGCGTGGACGCACTGCGCGACGAGCTCCTCTCACGTTTGTGGGGGGGCGGCACGCCCTCCGCGGTTGCGCTCGTGTCCGAGCGTCACGCCGATGCCTTGCGTCGCGCCTCCGAGGCGCTGTCCCGCGCGGCGTCCGCTTCACGCCTCTCGACCTTGGAGGTCGTGTCCGGAGAAGTCGCCATCGCCCTGGAAGCCCTCGGCGAGGTGTCCGGAACGTCCGCTTCCGAGGCGCTCATCGACGCAATCTTCCAGCGATTCTGCATCGGAAAGTGA
- a CDS encoding metallophosphatase domain-containing protein → MRLALISDTHRRHDELEIPACDVLIHAGDFSRRGKQPELESFLTWFSAQPAREKVFVAGNHDFICEREPELTRDLASQAGVHYLDDEELVVAGLRIWGSPVTPRFGGMAFNYDRGASILARWNLIPEGLDILVTHGPPKGVGDRTFLGAHVGCADLLSRVKQVPPRLHVFGHIHESFGEHSVPDVPTRFLNVANCHLLPLRLRPPVTVELEPGAQVDRASTP, encoded by the coding sequence ATGCGGTTGGCGCTCATCTCCGATACCCACCGACGACACGACGAGCTGGAGATTCCCGCGTGTGACGTGCTCATCCACGCGGGTGACTTCTCCCGGCGCGGAAAGCAGCCGGAGCTGGAGTCCTTCCTCACCTGGTTCTCGGCGCAGCCCGCCCGCGAGAAGGTGTTCGTGGCGGGCAACCATGACTTCATCTGCGAGCGGGAACCGGAGCTGACACGAGACCTCGCGAGCCAGGCCGGAGTGCACTATCTCGACGACGAGGAGTTGGTGGTCGCCGGGCTGCGCATCTGGGGCTCGCCCGTGACGCCTCGCTTCGGAGGCATGGCGTTCAACTACGACCGGGGCGCGTCCATCCTCGCCCGGTGGAACCTCATCCCCGAGGGACTCGACATCCTCGTCACCCACGGCCCTCCCAAGGGCGTGGGAGACCGCACGTTCCTGGGCGCGCACGTGGGCTGCGCGGACCTGCTCTCCCGGGTGAAGCAGGTCCCTCCCCGCCTCCATGTCTTCGGCCACATCCACGAGTCCTTTGGTGAGCACTCGGTTCCGGACGTGCCCACCCGGTTCCTCAACGTGGCCAACTGCCACCTGCTCCCGCTGAGGCTCCGGCCTCCCGTGACGGTGGAGCTGGAGCCTGGGGCCCAGGTGGACAGGGCATCCACTCCGTGA
- a CDS encoding Uma2 family endonuclease: MTEGIIHLANHSMLSALPAGWVGEILDEELVASPRLTPAQTRAAFMLGVELGEQLDKRRGGSGRWCFLRAPELRLGHDVLVPDVAGWRRERVASPIDPDVPFLTLAPDWVCEVLGPTTAALDRTRKLPLYARQGVSHVWLVDPCARTLETYQRVKRGWLLTGCYESDALVRAEPFSSAPVELESLWLPESSVVGDHALFATAP; this comes from the coding sequence GTGACGGAAGGCATCATCCACCTGGCGAACCACTCCATGCTTTCGGCCCTGCCTGCGGGATGGGTGGGCGAGATTCTCGACGAAGAGCTCGTGGCCTCTCCCAGGCTGACTCCCGCGCAGACGCGCGCCGCCTTCATGCTGGGGGTGGAACTGGGGGAACAGCTCGACAAGCGCCGGGGCGGCAGCGGCCGCTGGTGCTTCCTGCGAGCCCCCGAGCTGCGTCTGGGCCACGACGTGCTCGTCCCCGATGTGGCCGGTTGGCGCCGCGAGCGCGTGGCGTCCCCCATCGACCCGGATGTCCCCTTCCTCACGCTCGCCCCGGACTGGGTCTGCGAGGTGCTCGGGCCCACCACCGCGGCGCTCGACCGCACCCGCAAGCTCCCCCTCTACGCTCGCCAGGGTGTCTCCCATGTCTGGCTGGTAGACCCTTGCGCGCGCACGTTGGAGACGTACCAGCGCGTCAAGCGCGGCTGGCTCCTCACGGGCTGCTACGAGTCCGACGCCTTGGTGCGCGCCGAGCCCTTCTCCTCCGCCCCCGTGGAGCTCGAGTCCCTGTGGCTCCCCGAGTCCTCTGTCGTCGGGGACCACGCGCTGTTCGCCACGGCGCCTTGA
- the yidC gene encoding membrane protein insertase YidC, whose product MNDPLSPQSNDSQKRLLVALLLSFAITAGWMFLFPPPPASPGAEDAGVAAAGAQDAGTHAQAALPPSGEATPPSTGTPTEATPPPPVRKVEASRKESVYQFSSQGAGLTSAVLQGVKMREQASLSVAQGYQLLLGKEVPPAPQMNLAQPVPNQPLPLSVTIEGGSPLPANVPYAVEEKTGTGGLDSVTFTGRQGPWEVVKVLQWPNTGFELLYTIQVKNISGQPQNGELQVHYSRAIDPNFEHAPSFFGGVGNLSRSSCHVDDKLHNMNPGDDKPEDTKGQISFFGINQQYFLSALYPLDGPRPGHCILTATPTARQATAAFPLSVAAGETVTLRLGGYLGPKDPDLMGSVPGAELVQAANLNAQNTFRPTLTDTVDFGIWAVICKLLLAVMKFFHGLTGNWGVAIILLTVVVKMVLLPLTYRSMVSMEEVKKLQPRMEAIRKKFADNREQQNLEIMKLYQEAKVNPLGGCLPLLIQMPVWIALFTALRNSFDLYGEPFFGPIWRDLTYKDPTYLLPLALGVSMIITQKMQPQMMDATQAKIMTWFVPGIFTLTLLQYPAGLSLYIFTNNILSIAQQYGLRKWLDRNKPQTGGGTPVVAAAEGKRK is encoded by the coding sequence ATGAACGATCCGCTCTCGCCCCAGTCGAACGACTCCCAGAAGCGGCTGCTGGTCGCCCTGCTGCTCTCCTTCGCCATCACCGCCGGATGGATGTTCCTCTTCCCGCCCCCGCCCGCCAGCCCTGGCGCCGAGGACGCGGGAGTGGCGGCGGCTGGAGCGCAGGACGCGGGCACCCACGCCCAGGCCGCTCTTCCTCCGTCGGGTGAGGCCACGCCTCCCTCCACGGGCACTCCCACCGAGGCCACTCCTCCCCCGCCTGTCCGCAAGGTGGAGGCGTCCCGCAAGGAGTCCGTCTACCAGTTCTCCTCGCAGGGCGCGGGCCTGACGTCGGCGGTGCTCCAGGGCGTGAAGATGCGCGAGCAGGCCTCGCTGTCGGTCGCCCAGGGCTACCAGCTCCTGTTGGGCAAGGAGGTCCCGCCCGCGCCGCAGATGAACCTGGCGCAGCCGGTGCCCAACCAGCCGTTGCCCCTGTCCGTCACCATCGAGGGGGGAAGCCCCCTGCCGGCCAACGTGCCCTACGCGGTGGAGGAGAAGACGGGCACGGGCGGGCTGGACTCCGTCACCTTCACGGGCCGCCAGGGTCCGTGGGAGGTGGTGAAGGTGCTCCAGTGGCCCAACACGGGCTTCGAACTGCTCTACACCATCCAGGTGAAGAACATCTCCGGCCAGCCGCAGAACGGCGAGCTGCAGGTTCACTACTCGCGCGCCATCGACCCGAACTTCGAGCACGCCCCGTCCTTCTTCGGCGGCGTGGGCAACCTGAGCCGCTCCTCGTGCCACGTGGACGACAAGCTCCACAACATGAACCCGGGCGACGACAAGCCCGAGGACACGAAGGGGCAGATCTCCTTCTTCGGCATCAACCAGCAGTACTTCCTGTCGGCGCTCTATCCGCTCGACGGGCCGCGCCCGGGCCACTGCATCCTCACCGCCACGCCCACCGCGCGGCAGGCGACGGCGGCCTTCCCGCTGAGCGTGGCCGCGGGTGAGACGGTGACGCTGCGGCTGGGCGGCTACCTGGGCCCCAAGGACCCGGACCTGATGGGCAGCGTGCCCGGCGCGGAGCTGGTCCAGGCCGCGAACCTCAACGCGCAGAACACGTTCCGCCCGACGCTCACGGACACCGTCGACTTCGGCATCTGGGCGGTCATCTGCAAGCTGCTCTTGGCCGTCATGAAGTTCTTCCACGGCCTCACCGGCAACTGGGGCGTGGCCATCATCCTGCTCACGGTGGTGGTGAAGATGGTGCTCCTGCCGCTCACCTACCGCTCCATGGTCAGCATGGAAGAGGTGAAGAAGCTCCAGCCGCGCATGGAGGCGATTCGCAAGAAGTTCGCCGACAACCGCGAGCAGCAGAACCTTGAAATCATGAAGCTGTACCAGGAGGCGAAGGTGAACCCCCTGGGCGGCTGTCTCCCGCTGCTCATCCAGATGCCGGTGTGGATCGCGCTCTTCACCGCCCTGCGCAACAGCTTCGACCTGTACGGCGAGCCCTTCTTCGGCCCCATCTGGAGGGACCTGACCTACAAGGACCCGACGTACCTGCTGCCCCTGGCGCTGGGTGTGTCGATGATCATCACCCAGAAGATGCAGCCGCAGATGATGGATGCGACCCAGGCGAAGATCATGACCTGGTTCGTGCCCGGCATCTTCACCCTGACGCTGCTCCAGTACCCCGCGGGCCTGTCGCTCTACATCTTCACCAACAACATCCTCTCCATCGCGCAGCAGTACGGGTTGAGGAAGTGGCTGGACCGCAACAAGCCCCAGACGGGCGGGGGGACGCCGGTCGTCGCGGCGGCGGAAGGAAAACGCAAGTGA
- a CDS encoding ClpX C4-type zinc finger protein, producing MKQKGRLDRSRLPKGVSFERKEGLYAVLGPDDRVIHLGIYENGQRKPGTWVLDVAPDGSWARVEQSSVHTWPNPLASMGKGKAPDGSWGRAERTTVHEWRKDRVPPGEAERSLLHWGDSWIQHITKDLWDRSPTVTLQCSFCEKFQEEVRHLIAGERAYICGECVELCSDIIRERA from the coding sequence ATGAAGCAGAAGGGAAGACTCGACCGCTCGCGCTTGCCGAAGGGTGTCTCGTTTGAGCGGAAGGAAGGGCTCTACGCGGTGCTCGGCCCAGACGACCGGGTGATTCATCTGGGCATCTACGAAAACGGTCAACGCAAGCCCGGTACTTGGGTCCTGGATGTGGCGCCGGATGGAAGCTGGGCCCGCGTGGAACAGTCTTCTGTCCATACATGGCCAAACCCCTTGGCCTCCATGGGCAAAGGGAAGGCGCCGGATGGGAGCTGGGGTCGTGCGGAACGAACCACCGTCCACGAATGGCGCAAAGACCGAGTCCCTCCGGGTGAGGCGGAGCGAAGTCTTCTGCACTGGGGGGATTCGTGGATTCAACACATCACCAAGGACCTGTGGGACAGGAGTCCCACCGTCACCCTTCAGTGCTCGTTCTGCGAGAAGTTCCAGGAGGAAGTGAGACACCTCATCGCGGGCGAGCGCGCCTACATCTGCGGCGAATGCGTCGAGCTGTGCAGTGACATCATCCGCGAAAGGGCCTAG
- a CDS encoding pitrilysin family protein — translation MKRRTRLSLLAPLMLVAAPPVWAQAPAPSPSTAQPAAPSKGKARGSALTPLASVEGITEYRLANGLRVLLFPDPTKPNVTVNVTYFVGSKHEGYGETGMAHLLEHLLFKGTPTTKNVPQALTERGARPNGTTWLDRTNYFETLPATDENLRWALSFEADRMVNSFIAKKDLDSEMTVVRNEFESGENDPSGILQERVLSAAYIWHSYGKSTIGARSDLENVPIDRLQAFYRKYYRPDNAMLVVAGRFDEAKALGLIQSTFGKLKKPAEPVPATYTLEPTQDGEREVTLRRVGDNPVLSSVYHVPEGGHPDFAAIDVLTQVLGDNPSGRLYKSLVETKKAARASAYNYQFRDPGIIGFSADLREGQPVEAAREAMVKTVEEAARTPFTEEEVTRAKTTLLKMMELTLNNSERAAIGLSEWAATGDWRLMFLHRDRIEAVKPADVTRVAATYLKPSNRTLGTFIPTAKPERSEMPPPVDMAKMMDGYKGRAAVAQGEAFDPSPANVEARVQRGELPGGMKYALLSKKTRGEMVSASLSFHWGTEATLNGKSDAAAYAGRMLMRGSKKHSRQQLQDEFDKLKARVMVDGGLTGGSVYVECPRASLPKVLELVAEVLREPAFDEKEFALLKQERLADLESQRSEPQTQGSIALWRTLTPQYAKGHPYYVPTLDERIAGLKDTTLEQARAFHKAFYGGSHAELAVVGDFEPKDVVALSGKLFSDWKSPAAYQRVPEVFSNVGAKAVAVETPDKANAFYFAGQSLQLREDDADWPALLLGNFVLGGGFLNSRLATRIRQKDGLSYGVSSNIDPGDLDAVGTFTTFAIYAPENAGRLELAMREEVTSALEKGYSAEELEKARAGLLEYRQAARSQDGGLARRLANYLYLGRTLTFDAALEQKLSKLKPEDVRQAMSRHVDWAKVTQVKAGDFAGAEKKAKAPMKAPAAP, via the coding sequence ATGAAGCGCCGTACCCGGCTTTCCCTGTTGGCCCCCCTGATGTTGGTGGCGGCCCCACCGGTATGGGCTCAGGCCCCTGCCCCCTCCCCGTCCACCGCCCAGCCCGCCGCGCCCTCGAAGGGCAAGGCGCGCGGCTCGGCGCTCACCCCGCTGGCGAGCGTGGAGGGCATCACCGAGTACCGCCTGGCCAACGGCCTGCGCGTGCTCCTCTTCCCCGACCCGACCAAGCCCAACGTCACGGTGAACGTGACGTACTTCGTGGGCAGCAAGCACGAGGGCTACGGCGAGACGGGCATGGCCCACCTGCTGGAGCACCTGCTCTTCAAGGGCACGCCCACCACGAAGAACGTGCCCCAGGCGCTCACCGAGCGCGGTGCCCGCCCCAACGGCACCACCTGGCTGGACCGCACCAACTACTTCGAGACGCTGCCCGCCACGGACGAGAACCTGCGCTGGGCCCTCTCCTTCGAAGCCGACCGCATGGTCAACAGCTTCATCGCGAAGAAGGACCTCGACAGCGAGATGACGGTGGTCCGCAACGAGTTCGAGTCCGGTGAGAACGACCCGAGCGGCATCCTCCAGGAGCGCGTGCTCAGCGCCGCGTACATCTGGCACAGCTACGGCAAGTCGACCATCGGCGCCCGCTCCGACCTGGAGAACGTCCCCATCGACCGGCTCCAGGCGTTCTACCGGAAGTACTACCGCCCGGATAACGCGATGCTGGTGGTGGCTGGCCGCTTCGACGAGGCCAAGGCCCTGGGGCTCATCCAGAGCACCTTCGGCAAGCTGAAGAAGCCCGCCGAGCCCGTGCCCGCCACGTACACGCTGGAGCCCACCCAGGATGGTGAGCGCGAGGTGACGCTGCGCCGCGTGGGTGACAACCCGGTGCTCTCGAGCGTCTACCACGTGCCCGAGGGCGGCCACCCGGACTTCGCCGCCATCGACGTGCTGACGCAGGTGCTGGGCGACAACCCCTCCGGCCGGCTCTACAAGTCGCTGGTGGAGACGAAGAAGGCGGCCAGGGCGTCCGCCTACAACTACCAGTTCCGCGACCCGGGCATCATCGGCTTCAGCGCGGACCTGCGCGAGGGCCAGCCGGTGGAGGCCGCTCGCGAGGCGATGGTGAAGACGGTGGAGGAGGCGGCTCGCACGCCCTTCACGGAGGAGGAAGTCACTCGCGCGAAGACGACCCTCCTGAAGATGATGGAGCTGACGCTGAACAACTCGGAGCGCGCCGCCATCGGCCTGTCCGAGTGGGCCGCCACGGGTGACTGGCGCCTGATGTTCCTGCACCGCGACCGCATCGAGGCGGTGAAGCCCGCCGACGTCACGCGCGTGGCCGCGACGTACCTCAAGCCCTCCAACCGCACGCTGGGCACGTTCATCCCCACGGCGAAGCCGGAGCGCTCGGAGATGCCGCCGCCGGTGGACATGGCGAAGATGATGGACGGCTACAAGGGCCGCGCCGCGGTGGCGCAGGGCGAGGCGTTCGACCCGTCCCCCGCCAACGTCGAGGCGCGAGTGCAGCGCGGCGAGCTGCCGGGCGGCATGAAGTACGCGCTGCTGTCCAAGAAGACGCGCGGCGAGATGGTGAGCGCGTCGCTCTCCTTCCACTGGGGAACGGAGGCCACGCTGAACGGGAAGTCGGACGCGGCGGCGTACGCGGGCCGCATGCTGATGCGGGGCTCGAAGAAGCACTCGCGGCAGCAGCTCCAGGATGAGTTCGACAAGCTCAAGGCGCGGGTGATGGTGGACGGCGGGCTCACGGGGGGCTCGGTGTATGTCGAGTGCCCGCGCGCCAGCCTGCCCAAGGTGCTGGAGCTGGTGGCCGAGGTGCTGCGCGAGCCGGCCTTCGACGAGAAGGAGTTCGCGCTGCTCAAGCAGGAGCGGCTGGCGGACCTGGAGTCGCAGCGCAGCGAGCCGCAGACGCAGGGCAGCATCGCGCTGTGGCGCACGTTGACGCCGCAGTACGCGAAGGGGCACCCGTACTACGTGCCCACGCTCGACGAGCGCATCGCCGGGCTGAAGGACACCACGCTGGAGCAGGCCCGCGCGTTCCACAAGGCCTTCTACGGAGGCTCCCACGCGGAGCTGGCCGTGGTGGGTGACTTCGAGCCGAAGGACGTCGTCGCGCTGTCCGGCAAGCTGTTCAGCGACTGGAAGAGCCCCGCGGCCTACCAGCGCGTGCCGGAGGTCTTCTCCAATGTGGGCGCCAAGGCCGTCGCGGTGGAGACGCCGGACAAGGCCAACGCGTTCTACTTCGCGGGACAGTCGCTCCAGCTTCGCGAGGACGACGCGGACTGGCCCGCGCTGCTCCTGGGCAACTTCGTGCTGGGGGGCGGCTTCCTCAACTCGCGGCTGGCCACGCGCATCCGTCAGAAGGACGGCCTGTCCTACGGCGTCTCCAGCAACATCGACCCGGGTGACCTGGACGCGGTGGGCACGTTCACCACGTTCGCCATCTACGCGCCGGAGAACGCGGGCCGGCTGGAACTGGCGATGCGTGAGGAAGTGACGAGCGCGCTCGAGAAGGGCTACTCGGCGGAGGAGCTGGAGAAGGCGCGCGCGGGTCTGTTGGAGTACCGCCAGGCGGCGCGCTCTCAGGACGGCGGTCTGGCGCGCAGGCTGGCCAACTACCTGTACCTGGGACGCACCCTCACCTTCGACGCGGCGCTGGAGCAGAAGCTCTCCAAGCTCAAGCCGGAGGACGTGCGTCAGGCCATGTCGCGGCACGTGGACTGGGCGAAGGTCACCCAGGTGAAGGCGGGCGACTTCGCCGGCGCCGAGAAGAAGGCCAAGGCCCCGATGAAGGCTCCGGCCGCGCCGTGA
- a CDS encoding multidrug effflux MFS transporter, with protein sequence MNTLTKKPLPSSTLPLELLLGTLTAFAPLSIDMYLPALPRIAEDLQSTQSVVQLTLASCFAGLALGQLCTGPLIDRYGRTRPLYAGLFVYVLGSLGCALAPTATALVAMRFLQALGGAVALVTPRAVVRDLWSGADAAKTMSRLMLVVGVAPVLAPLLGGFVLQHASWRAIFVLLAGIGAVALVFTHRVLPETAPAHSGAKSLWERLGEMLRDADFVGPALACGFAYAGMFAYIAGSPFVFITLHGVTEQGFGWFFGANAVGLVVMAQVNRKLLGFIPLHRMLRLALTLYMIGAVGVLAVAWSGVGGLWGLAAALFLFVPTLGLVGPNAAAIALERHAAHAGLASAVLGALQFAAAASASWAVSALNDGSAKPMGIVVAAAAVLAWLSGFLGHRARARDASTAPARTGT encoded by the coding sequence ATGAACACCCTCACGAAGAAACCGCTCCCCTCGAGCACGCTGCCGCTGGAGTTGCTGCTGGGGACACTCACCGCGTTCGCGCCGCTGTCCATCGACATGTACCTGCCCGCGCTGCCGCGCATCGCGGAGGACCTCCAGTCGACGCAGTCCGTGGTGCAGTTGACGCTCGCGTCGTGCTTCGCGGGGTTGGCGTTGGGTCAGCTCTGCACCGGTCCGCTGATTGACCGGTATGGCCGCACGCGTCCGCTGTATGCGGGGTTGTTTGTGTATGTGTTGGGTTCGCTGGGCTGTGCCCTGGCGCCCACGGCGACGGCGCTGGTGGCCATGCGCTTCCTCCAGGCGCTGGGCGGCGCGGTGGCGTTGGTGACTCCCCGCGCGGTGGTGAGGGATTTGTGGTCCGGGGCCGACGCGGCGAAGACGATGTCGCGGTTGATGTTGGTGGTGGGCGTGGCGCCCGTGCTGGCCCCGCTGCTGGGTGGCTTCGTGCTCCAGCACGCCAGCTGGCGCGCCATCTTCGTGTTGCTGGCGGGAATCGGGGCGGTGGCGCTGGTCTTCACGCACCGGGTGCTGCCCGAGACGGCTCCGGCGCACTCGGGCGCGAAGAGCCTGTGGGAGCGCCTGGGTGAGATGCTGCGCGACGCGGACTTCGTGGGGCCCGCGCTGGCGTGTGGCTTCGCGTATGCAGGGATGTTCGCGTACATCGCCGGTTCGCCGTTTGTCTTCATCACGCTGCATGGAGTGACGGAGCAAGGCTTTGGCTGGTTCTTCGGCGCCAACGCGGTGGGGCTGGTGGTGATGGCGCAGGTCAATCGCAAGCTATTGGGCTTCATTCCGCTGCATCGGATGCTGCGTCTGGCATTGACGCTGTATATGATTGGAGCGGTGGGAGTGCTCGCGGTGGCCTGGAGCGGCGTGGGTGGACTGTGGGGACTGGCCGCCGCGCTGTTCCTCTTCGTGCCGACGCTGGGGCTCGTGGGACCCAATGCCGCGGCCATCGCCTTGGAGCGGCACGCCGCGCATGCGGGGCTTGCTTCGGCGGTGTTGGGCGCACTGCAGTTCGCCGCCGCGGCCTCCGCGTCCTGGGCGGTGAGCGCGCTCAATGATGGCAGCGCGAAGCCCATGGGAATCGTGGTGGCGGCGGCGGCCGTGCTGGCGTGGCTCTCAGGGTTCCTGGGGCACCGGGCGCGTGCTCGAGACGCGAGCACGGCGCCCGCGCGGACAGGGACCTGA
- the sppA gene encoding signal peptide peptidase SppA, with the protein MKRFLVGALAFIGAMSVLFVMGLIALIVLASMSRPSVPSQLVLELDLERPLPEHVAEASLSSAFGEEPLTVRDVVDALEKAGEDPRVKSLLVRVGTSPGSPATTQELRDAVKAFRAKGKKAVAFTDSFGEEGNGTSTYYFASAFDEVYMQPSGSLNILGIAFETPFARDALAKLGVKPQFDKRYEFKNAVNSYTEQGYTEPHLEATKQFTGSLFGQMVRGIAEERKLTEDAVKALIDRAPLLAAEAVEAKLLDGLRYRDEVYTEQKEAAGSDAELLYVKKYLERAGRPNTSGDTIALVYAVGTVMRGKSDASPFGEQSLGSDSVAAALRKAVKDSRVKAILFRVDSPGGSYVASDTVRREVQRAREAGKPVIVTMGTFAASGGYFVAMDADKIVAHPGTLTGSIGVYNGKFITRGFWEKLGVNFDTVSFGRNANLTSTNASYTPEEQARVDAELDRIYADFTTRAATSRKMPLEKLQSIAKGRVWTGEDALANGLVDALGGYPKALELAKEAAKIPADARVRVEEYPRRKSPAEVLSSFLGEKGDNSDDTSASAVVTPWAPLVEATRVVHEAGVKMGIFTPRRGTLYAPMPEARW; encoded by the coding sequence ATGAAACGATTTCTCGTCGGCGCGCTCGCCTTCATCGGCGCGATGTCCGTTCTCTTCGTGATGGGCTTGATTGCCCTCATCGTCTTGGCCTCCATGAGCCGCCCCAGCGTGCCCTCCCAGCTCGTGCTGGAGCTGGACCTGGAGCGCCCTTTGCCCGAGCACGTCGCGGAGGCCTCGCTGTCGAGCGCCTTTGGCGAGGAGCCGCTCACCGTGCGCGACGTGGTGGACGCGCTGGAGAAGGCCGGGGAGGACCCTCGGGTGAAGTCGCTGCTCGTGCGCGTGGGCACCAGCCCCGGCAGCCCGGCGACGACCCAGGAGCTGCGCGACGCGGTGAAGGCGTTCCGCGCGAAGGGCAAGAAGGCCGTGGCGTTCACCGACTCCTTTGGCGAGGAGGGCAACGGCACCAGCACGTACTACTTCGCGTCGGCCTTCGATGAAGTCTACATGCAGCCGTCCGGCAGCCTGAACATCCTCGGCATCGCCTTCGAGACGCCCTTCGCCCGGGATGCGCTGGCGAAGCTGGGCGTCAAGCCGCAGTTCGACAAGCGCTACGAGTTCAAGAACGCCGTCAATTCCTACACCGAGCAGGGCTACACGGAGCCGCACCTGGAGGCCACCAAGCAGTTCACGGGCAGCCTCTTCGGACAGATGGTGCGCGGCATCGCCGAGGAGCGAAAGCTGACGGAGGACGCGGTGAAGGCGCTCATCGACCGGGCACCGCTGCTCGCGGCGGAGGCGGTGGAGGCCAAGCTGCTGGATGGCCTGCGCTACCGCGACGAGGTCTACACCGAGCAGAAGGAGGCCGCTGGCTCCGACGCCGAGCTCCTGTACGTGAAGAAGTACCTGGAGCGCGCGGGCCGTCCGAACACCTCGGGAGACACCATCGCGCTGGTGTACGCGGTGGGCACGGTGATGCGCGGCAAGAGCGACGCGAGCCCGTTCGGTGAGCAGTCCCTGGGCAGCGACAGCGTGGCGGCGGCGCTGCGCAAGGCGGTGAAGGACTCGCGGGTGAAGGCCATCCTCTTCCGCGTGGACAGCCCGGGCGGCAGCTACGTGGCCAGCGACACCGTGCGCCGCGAGGTGCAGCGTGCTCGCGAGGCGGGCAAGCCCGTCATCGTCACCATGGGCACGTTCGCCGCGAGCGGCGGCTACTTCGTCGCCATGGACGCGGACAAGATTGTCGCGCACCCCGGCACGCTGACGGGCAGCATCGGCGTGTACAACGGCAAGTTCATCACCCGGGGCTTCTGGGAGAAGCTGGGCGTCAACTTCGACACGGTGTCCTTCGGGCGCAACGCCAACCTGACCAGCACGAACGCCTCCTACACGCCGGAGGAGCAGGCCCGCGTGGACGCGGAGCTGGACCGCATCTACGCCGACTTCACCACGCGCGCCGCGACCAGCCGGAAGATGCCCCTGGAGAAGCTCCAATCCATCGCCAAGGGCCGCGTGTGGACGGGTGAGGACGCGCTGGCGAACGGACTGGTGGACGCGCTGGGCGGCTATCCCAAGGCGCTGGAGCTGGCCAAGGAGGCCGCGAAGATTCCCGCCGACGCGCGCGTCCGGGTCGAGGAGTACCCGCGCAGGAAGAGCCCCGCGGAGGTGCTGTCTTCGTTCCTGGGTGAGAAGGGCGACAACAGCGACGACACCTCCGCCTCCGCGGTCGTCACGCCGTGGGCCCCGCTCGTCGAGGCCACCCGCGTGGTGCATGAGGCGGGTGTGAAGATGGGCATCTTCACGCCGCGGAGGGGCACGCTCTACGCGCCCATGCCCGAGGCCCGCTGGTAA